The uncultured Dysgonomonas sp. genome contains the following window.
TGAAAGAGCTGGAGGAGGATAACGAATAAGGGATATATTATCCCGGTCATTTTCTCATTCATCAATAATTTTCTGCAAAAAGAATCGATTATTCGATTTATCCCTTATTTTTACGAAATTATTGATAACACAACATACGCTTTATGGAAGGATTTCTTGTATTTCTTTTGATTATACTTATTGTAGGTATTTTCATAATTCCGATTATCATACTGGCTAAAATAGGCACTATAAATAAGAATATTGACTATTTGAACACTGATATGAATAACCTCAATAAACGCATGACGGATCTTCATAATCATACCGCTTCGAGAGATGATGCTAAAGATATACTGAATGCTATGGGTGATCTTAAAGTTAAAACAGGCTTTACTCCGGGTGTGACCTCATCTGTGTCAAAGACTAAGCCGGAAAATGAGCCTGTGGCAAAAGAAGAACCGATTATTGAAAATATTCATAAAGAAATTGAAGAAGAAATAATCTCCCCTGTACTGGAGGAGGTTCCGGTAGTGGTTCAGACTCCCAATTTAATAAATGAAGAATCCGTACAAAAGTTACCTCAAGAGCCAGAACAGGAAGAGTTAGAAGATACACCTCCTCCTTTTGCTGCATTTAACCGTGCTGAAAAGTCAGATACTATAATAGAAGAAATACTACCGAGATATCGTACGGCTCCTGTTCAGCAGCATGTTGACGAGGGCGATGATGATTCGGATAAGAACTTTATAGAAAGATTACTTGGCGAAAACTGGCTGAGTAAGGTCGGTATAGTTACACTGGTATTGGGCATAGGCTTCTTTGTGAAATATGCCATAGACAAGGAATGGATAAATGAAGTGGGCCGTGTGGGGATAGGTATTCTCACAGGTGGTATCCTTATAGGGATAGCCCATAAGCTGAAATCGAAATACCATGTATTCTCGTCCATATTGGTGGGTGGGGGTATCTCAGTGTTTTATATAACGATTACTCTCGCATTCAGGGAATATGAATTATTCAGTCAGACTATTGCTTTTGGTTTGCTTATTGCCATTACTATATTTTCAGTTATTCTTTCTTTATACTACGACAGGAAGGAACTCGCCATATTCTCCCTGTTGGGTGGATTTGCGTCTCCATTGATGGTGAGTACGGGGACAGGAAATTATATCGTTCTGTTTTCATATATACTTATCCTGAATACGGGTATGCTGGCCGTATCCTTTGTGAAGAAGTGGCGGATAATAGGTATTATCAGTTATGTGCTCACTCTTTCTTTTTTCTGGGCATGGATGTTAAGTGATTTCAAGGATCAGTTTGTTTGGGCTACTGTGTTCACGGTTCTGTTTTTTATCCAATTTTATGTACTGGCTCTTTTCGACCATTTCAAATCGGAAGATAAGATTACAGCCTATCAGGCATTTTTGATACTGACCAATAACCTGTCTGCTTTCCTTGCATGTCTGTATATATTCGACCGTTATGAATATGATGTCAGGGGACTTGTAACTATTGCCATTGCCGGAGTTAATGCCTTCGTAATGCTGACATTGTTCCGTAAGAGCAAAGTCGACCGTAATCTTATTTATCTGATCATAGCAGTCGTAATGACCTTTGTCAGCCTTGCCATACCAATGCAGATGCATGGACACGTGATTACGATGTTTTGGGCAGCCGAAGCTGTTTTACTGTTATGGTTGTGGCAAATGTCGCACATAAAGGTATTCCGGTTGGGCTTTATTGTTATAGCTGTACTGGTGCTTATTTCGTATGCGATGGATATCAATTATAATTACAGATATGATGATGCTTTGCCTTTCTTTGTCAACAGGATATTTATTACGGGAGTGGTTGTGGTTGCCAGTTTTGTGATTAATATGTTGCTCTTGAGACGGGAAGATGCAGATTCGGATATAGAGATAGGCGGATTCGAGACTATTTCGATAAGTGCTGTCATCAAAGTTTTTAACCTTATTGTAATTGTCCTCACATTCTTTGTCCCTTTTCTCGAATTGAACTATCAATTGGAACGTTTTACAGACACCGGTGTTGTCACCAGTTTCCGTTATCTGGCTTTAGCCACTTATGCAACAGTATATGTTGCCGTTTTGGGGCTTGTCTATAGGACACAACTGGCGGCAAAGGCGCATGTTTTTGTCTTACTGTTTTTCTCTATTCTTCTTTACTCGTTTGTGTATACCTATCTGGCTATCGATTTGCGGTACGATATATTTGTCCTTAATACATATAGTATCAATCATTTCCTGATTCACCTGATTTCTTTGCCGGCTATCGTATATATCACATATCTGTTAGCGAAAAATGTAAAAAAAATATCAGAAGATTGGTTTGCCCCTCTATGCTGGTGTCTGGTTATTATGTCGGTTGCTATACTAAGTATAGAGGTGGATAATATTGTAATCCTTCTGCTAGGCAATATTGATAACTATGATAGCTTATTATATGATGTGCATACATTCGGGTATCCTATCCTGTGGGGTGTCATTGCTATGATACTTATGATCTGGGGGCTGAATCGTAAGGAAGTCTTGCTGCGGAAAATATCATTGATTTTCTTTGGGGTGATTATCATTAAATTCTATGCATACGATGTGTGGCATATGTCGCAGGCCGGACGTATTGTTTCGTTCATTATGCTGGGAGTTATCCTGTTGCTGGTATCATTCCTCCAGCAGAAGATAAAAACACTGGTTAAGGACGATAGCCCGGTAGAAGATATTATCGAAGAACAGTCTAAAAAAGAAAAGTAAATGAAACTATATTTATTTATAATCCTGTCTTTATTATTATCTCCGGGTATCTTTGCCCAGTCAGTATGGACGGAGGAGATTCAGCCTGTAGAGGTTAGCGGATATTACAATATCCAACTCGGACAAGGAATAATAGCGAAGTCTTTGGATAGCGATTTGTCCGATCTGAAAATTCTGGATAGTAAAAACAACGAAGTTCCCTATTTCCTGCGTTCTGTAAATCCCATACGGGAGATAAGCCGGTTCGAGAATTATAATCTGAAACAGAATCAGGTAAAAGACAGCCTGAATATTGTTACAATAGACAATCAGGAAAAAGAAGATATAAACCGTTTTTACATTATTATCCGCAAAGCAGATGTGAGTAAGTATGCATCTTTACGCGGAAGTAACGATCAGAAACAATGGTATATTGTCAGGCAAAAGACGAGTATATCGGGCTTCGGTGATGCAGACGAGGTACTGATTCTGGACTTTCCGAAAGGAAATTACAGGTATTATGAGATAACGCTTGAAAATAACCAGAACAGTCCGCTGGAAGTCCTTAAAGTAGGAAAGATAAAAAACTCCAATATATACGCTCAATTTACAGAATTACAGTTGGGGCACTTTTTGCAAAAGGAGAGTATCTCCGACAAAAGAACATATATAACTTTCCCGGATTCTCAGGAGACATATCGTATTAGTAAGTTGGAGATAGGTATAAACAACAAGGCTTATTATTTCCGCCATGCTGTAATGTCAGATTCCATATCTCACAGCCGTGTTACATTTGACCTCTCCTCAAAAGGAAATAATACATTCTTTATAAACAGTTTCTTGTTCAGTCGTAATACTTCTATTGCAATAGAGAATCACAATAATCCACCTCTCAAAGTAGATTCCGTGAAGGCTTACGGTCTTAACCGCTATGTATGTGCATATCTGGAAGAAGGACAAAGTTATATTATTAGGGTAGGGTCAAAGGATAAGACACCCCCTAAATACGATATTGAATACTTTCAGAACGATATTCCGGCTGACCTTCCTGTCATCAAGACCAATAACCTACAAAGTATAGTTGCCAAAAATGCTGAGCAGGCCAGGGAGTTTTCGTGGATAGAAAAACCTGTATTTCTTTGGGGAGTAATTGTTATTATAGGCTTATTTCTCCTGTTCATCTGTGTAAAGATGATCAAGGAAATGAAAAAGAAGTAGCCGTGGAGTGATATAATCAGAATTACTTTATCTATATGTATAAGCTTTTAGCCGTTAGCTGATAGCTATTAGCTCTTTGAAATATTAGTAATAAGTTGAAAAAGTGTAACCTTTGTTACTTTTTGGGGAACTGTTACCTTTTTGCGTCTTAGAGTCTTTGCGAGAAATTTTTAACCACGGAGAACCAACGATCGGCGGAGCCAAAAAGGAGTCCACGGAGTTTTTAGAAGAAAAAGTGACAATAAAAATTGTGTAAAAAGTGTCAAGTTTGTCAGGTTTTGCACATAAGCTATTGGCTAACAGCTATCAGCTAAAAGCTGGAATATATGTTACTTTTGTTACCTTTTAATAAAGAAGATGCATCGCTCTGCTCAACATGACAAGCCAATTATTGATTCTTAATTATTAATTGTTTTCTGTGTTACCTTTTAGAGTCGAAAGCAGAGAGTCGAAAGTTGAATTGGAAATCGGCGGAGCCAAAATGGTTGATGAGAAGTAGAAATAAGACCTTGTTGTTAACTAATAACTGTTGACTGTTAACTGATAAATTTCCCTATCTTTGCATCCATTTCCGAAACTAAAGAAATATCAATGAGCCGAAAGAAAAAAGAACTTCCTCTTATAGAGAATGTGCAGATTGTGGATATAGCTGCTGAAGGCAAAGCCATAGCCAAAGTAGATGATATGGTTGTGTTTATACCTTATGTAGTACCGGGCGATGTAATCGATTTGCAGATTACCCGGAAAAAAAATAAGTATGCAGAGGGTAAACCTGTCAGGTTTGTTACATATTCTCCTGACCGTGCAGAGGCGTTCTGTGAACATTTCGGCATCTGTGGAGGATGTAAATGGCAGATACTGCCATATGCGGAACAACTGAAATTCAAGCAGAAACAGGTGACAGACAACCTTACCCGTATAGGAAAAGTAGATTTGCCTGAGATTCAACCGATATTAGGTTCGCAAAAGACAGAGTTTTACCGGAACAAGCTGGAATATACTTTCTCAAATAAGAAGTGGCTTACTTTGGAACAATTACGTTCGGGAGAAAACTTTGCCGATATGAATATGGACGGGCTGGGCTTTCATATTCCGGGGATGTTTGACAAAGTATTGGATATCAATAAATGCTGGTTGCAAGATGATGTCTCGAATCAGATACGGAACTTTATCCGCCAGTATTGCCATGAAAAAGGATATACCTTTTTCGATTTGCGAAACAGAGGCGGATTGATGCGCAACCTGATTATCCGTACCTCTA
Protein-coding sequences here:
- a CDS encoding DUF2339 domain-containing protein, which translates into the protein MEGFLVFLLIILIVGIFIIPIIILAKIGTINKNIDYLNTDMNNLNKRMTDLHNHTASRDDAKDILNAMGDLKVKTGFTPGVTSSVSKTKPENEPVAKEEPIIENIHKEIEEEIISPVLEEVPVVVQTPNLINEESVQKLPQEPEQEELEDTPPPFAAFNRAEKSDTIIEEILPRYRTAPVQQHVDEGDDDSDKNFIERLLGENWLSKVGIVTLVLGIGFFVKYAIDKEWINEVGRVGIGILTGGILIGIAHKLKSKYHVFSSILVGGGISVFYITITLAFREYELFSQTIAFGLLIAITIFSVILSLYYDRKELAIFSLLGGFASPLMVSTGTGNYIVLFSYILILNTGMLAVSFVKKWRIIGIISYVLTLSFFWAWMLSDFKDQFVWATVFTVLFFIQFYVLALFDHFKSEDKITAYQAFLILTNNLSAFLACLYIFDRYEYDVRGLVTIAIAGVNAFVMLTLFRKSKVDRNLIYLIIAVVMTFVSLAIPMQMHGHVITMFWAAEAVLLLWLWQMSHIKVFRLGFIVIAVLVLISYAMDINYNYRYDDALPFFVNRIFITGVVVVASFVINMLLLRREDADSDIEIGGFETISISAVIKVFNLIVIVLTFFVPFLELNYQLERFTDTGVVTSFRYLALATYATVYVAVLGLVYRTQLAAKAHVFVLLFFSILLYSFVYTYLAIDLRYDIFVLNTYSINHFLIHLISLPAIVYITYLLAKNVKKISEDWFAPLCWCLVIMSVAILSIEVDNIVILLLGNIDNYDSLLYDVHTFGYPILWGVIAMILMIWGLNRKEVLLRKISLIFFGVIIIKFYAYDVWHMSQAGRIVSFIMLGVILLLVSFLQQKIKTLVKDDSPVEDIIEEQSKKEK